The following are encoded together in the Tetrapisispora phaffii CBS 4417 chromosome 5, complete genome genome:
- the DAP2 gene encoding dipeptidyl aminopeptidase (similar to Saccharomyces cerevisiae DAP2 (YHR028C); ancestral locus Anc_5.272) → MTEFHDTEYQSFGNEPEDLRELTQRKRERVSYYSNRYFKPSIILILLIWGSYLLINTVETFYNTNKSKEKLDTPNSYKLPNSLVTDNGQLKVNFNNVRNNTFVPEFHSLQWIKNDVTSDNLDMGLYMTYIDEKYLIKSVYDKEYEKVLFHGKKFEYDGKSIDIDSIIASSNLKYLIIKANVISNWRHSTLATYFEYDIKKKSIKLIGDNISFVEWSPNSNEIAYVQDNDIFIYSIAESKTIIRVTADGNTQIFNGRPDWVYEEEVLENDKALWWSEKGDYLSFLKIDETNVNEYTIPYFVQEASLNLVSPYPEMRSIKYPKSGTPNPTVDVWIFKRQDRTSYPAKISSVIRDSADTEIKALKWESLLVTEVVWIGNTHVLIKTSDRSSEVLTILLIEVENQKTIITRQDTSIDGWWEISHDLLYVSSDASKNRTSDGYIDLYPVDGYNHLAYFSPANSSEPIALTRGEWEVVKGPATFDPETNDVYFIGTKKSSMERHLYKVNLHNPEKVTDITNTTEEGVYSVSFSTGSRFALLSYMGPNIPYQKIVDFKSSNYDDKKVNSSFQPGETLYYLETNEKLAKRMELYSVPARTFRELNIGEDNDGNDILVNSYEILPDNFDPEKKNYYPVFFYAYGGPNSQQVVESFAVGFNEVAAAQLDAIVVVVDGRGTGFKGGKFRYLVRDNLGDVEAQDQISAAKLYSKKPYVDAEKISLFGWSYGGYLTLKTLEKDAGKYFKYGISVAPVIDWRFYDSVYTERYMHTPQENDIGYQKSKVSNVTAIGESQRFLLMHGTGDDNVHFQNSMKFLDLLDINEVENYDVHVFPDSDHSIRHHNANDMLYNRLLNWVKLAYTDRFHKDTLIFQK, encoded by the coding sequence ATGACGGAATTCCATGATACAGAATATCAAAGCTTTGGAAATGAACCGGAAGATTTAAGGGAACTCACTCAACGAAAGAGGGAAAGAGTATCctattattcaaatagGTATTTTAAACCTagtataatattaatactCCTTATTTGGGGATCATATCTGTTAATAAACACTGTTGAAACTTTCTACAATACAAATAAGTCGAAGGAAAAATTGGATACTCCAAACAGTTACAAGTTACCTAATTCTTTGGTTACTGATAATGGGCAGCTAAAagtaaattttaataatgttaGGAATAATACTTTTGTTCCAGAATTTCATTCATTACAATGGATAAAAAATGATGTTACATCTGATAATTTAGACATGGGCTTATATATGACGTACATTGAtgagaaatatttaattaaatcgGTGTATGATAAGGAATATGAAAAGGTTTTGTTTCATGGTAAgaaatttgaatatgatGGGAAGTCGATTGATATAGATTCTATTATTGCATCATCAAAcctgaaatatttgataataaaggCAAAtgttatttcaaattgGAGACATTCGACACTCGCTACTTATTTCGAGTATGAtatcaaaaagaaaagtatAAAACTTATAGGcgataatatttcatttgttGAATGGTCACCAAATTCGAATGAAATTGCATATGTTCaagataatgatatttttatatattctattGCAGAAAGCAAAACGATTATTAGAGTAACTGCTGATGGCAATACCCAAATATTTAACGGGAGACCAGACTGGGTCTATGAGGAGGAAGTTTTAGAGAATGATAAAGCTCTTTGGTGGTCTGAGAAAGGTGATTATCTaagttttttgaaaattgatGAGACAAATGTAAACGAATACACTATACCTTATTTTGTTCAAGAAGCATCATTAAATTTGGTTAGCCCTTATCCAGAAATGAGATCGATTAAATACCCAAAGAGTGGAACCCCAAATCCAACAGTTGATGTTTGGATTTTTAAACGTCAAGATCGGACTAGTTATCCTGCAAAAATAAGTTCAGTTATTCGAGACTCTGCAGATACTGAAATTAAGGCACTTAAATGGGAATCTTTATTAGTTACAGAAGTTGTTTGGATTGGAAATACTCATGTTTTGATTAAGACTTCGGATAGATCTTCTGAAGTATTAACCATTCTATTAATTGAAGTCGAAAAtcaaaaaacaataataacacGCCAAGATACTTCAATTGATGGTTGGTGGGAGATTAGTCATGACCTATTGTATGTAAGTAGTGATGCATCCAAAAATAGAACATCAGATGGTTATATTGATTTGTATCCAGTAGATGGGTATAATCATTTAGCCTACTTCTCACCGGCAAATTCTTCAGAACCAATTGCTTTAACAAGAGGTGAATGGGAAGTTGTTAAAGGACCAGCTACATTTGATCCTGAAACAAACGATGTTTACTTTATAGGTACtaaaaaatcatcaatGGAAAGACATTTATACAAGGTAAATCTTCATAATCCTGAAAAAGTGACTGATATCACAAATACAACGGAAGAAGGAGTTTATTCTGTTTCCTTTTCTACCGGCTCTCGTTTTGCTTTATTAAGTTATATGGGACCAAATATTCcatatcaaaaaattgttgacttcaaatcttcaaattatgatgataaaaaagTTAACAGTTCTTTTCAACCGGGGGAAACTTTATATTATCTAGAaactaatgaaaaattagcAAAACGTATGGAGTTATATTCTGTCCCAGCAAGGACTTTTAGGGAATTGAATATTGGTGAAGATAACGATGGTAATGATATTTTGGTTAATTCATACGAAATATTACCAGATAATTTCGACcctgaaaagaaaaactaTTATCctgttttcttttatgCTTATGGTGGCCCAAATTCACAACAAGTAGTCGAATCATTTGCAGTAGGTTTTAATGAAGTTGCTGCTGCTCAATTGGATGCCATTGTGGTTGTGGTTGATGGACGTGGAACAGGATTCAAAGGGGGGAAATTCAGATACCTCGTACGTGATAATTTGGGAGATGTTGAAGCACAAGATCAAATATCAGCTGCCAAGTTGTATAGTAAAAAACCATATGTTGATGCAGAGAAAATATCTTTGTTTGGTTGGTCGTATGGAGGTTATCTTACTTTGAAGACATTAGAAAAGGATGCCggtaaatattttaaatatggTATATCAGTTGCTCCTGTTATCGATTGGAGATTTTACGACTCGGTGTATACAGAGAGATATATGCATACACCACAGGAAAATGACATTGGTTACCAAAAatcaaaagtttcaaaCGTGACCGCGATTGGAGAAAGTCAAAGATTCTTATTGATGCATGGTACAGGTGATGATAATGTTCACTTCCAAAATAGCATGAAGTTTTTGGATTTACTTGATATTAACGAAGTAGAAAATTATGATGTTCATGTTTTTCCTGATTCAGATCATAGTATAAGGCATCATAATGCGAATGATATGCTATATAACAGATTATTAAACTGGGTAAAATTGGCTTACACCGATCGTTTCCACAAGGATActctaatttttcaaaaatag